The following proteins are co-located in the Acidicapsa acidisoli genome:
- the tyrS gene encoding tyrosine--tRNA ligase — MHEFLSVDEQLDLLQKGAAEIIRVSDLRERLEESRKTGRPLRVKAGFDPTAPDLHLGHTVLMRKLRHFQQLGHQVIFLVGDFTSLIGDPTGRNVTRKPLTREQINENAKTYQEQVFKILDRDQTEVRFNSEWLDKLGFEGTIRLASHFTVSQMLERDEFHKRFEAEQPIGLHEFLYPMMQGYDSVALECDVELGGTDQKFNLLGGRELQRQFGQKPQIVLMTPILEGLDGVQKMSKSLGNAIGIHEPPAEMYGKLMSISDELMWKFWALLTDLRQSEVDGLQAEVASGALHPMEAKKRLARTIVADFHSAEEAARADENWARMFQQREVGEDLEEVAVTYADLVGPSGLPGGLAIRLPKLLVQLGLAASGAEASRKIAEKAVKLDGEVAGNATIPLEKLPARIVVRLGKRAKVAMIS; from the coding sequence ATGCATGAATTCCTGAGTGTGGATGAGCAGTTGGATCTGCTGCAGAAGGGTGCGGCGGAGATTATTCGTGTTTCTGATCTGCGGGAGCGGCTTGAGGAGTCGCGCAAGACAGGGCGGCCATTGCGCGTGAAGGCCGGTTTTGACCCAACAGCTCCGGATTTGCACCTGGGGCATACCGTCCTGATGCGCAAACTCCGTCACTTTCAGCAGCTTGGTCATCAGGTGATCTTTCTCGTGGGTGACTTCACTTCGCTGATCGGCGATCCGACAGGCCGGAATGTGACGCGGAAGCCTCTGACGCGGGAGCAGATCAACGAAAACGCCAAAACCTACCAGGAACAAGTCTTCAAGATTCTGGACCGAGACCAGACTGAGGTCCGCTTCAACTCCGAGTGGCTGGACAAGCTGGGATTTGAGGGGACGATTCGGCTGGCGTCGCACTTTACCGTCTCGCAGATGTTGGAGCGAGATGAGTTCCACAAGCGGTTTGAAGCGGAGCAGCCAATCGGTCTGCATGAGTTTTTGTATCCGATGATGCAGGGTTATGACTCGGTCGCGCTGGAGTGCGATGTGGAGCTAGGCGGTACAGATCAGAAATTCAATCTGCTAGGCGGGCGCGAATTGCAACGGCAGTTTGGGCAGAAACCGCAGATCGTGCTGATGACGCCGATCCTCGAAGGTTTGGACGGAGTGCAGAAGATGTCCAAGTCGCTCGGGAATGCGATTGGCATTCACGAGCCGCCGGCGGAGATGTACGGCAAGCTCATGTCGATCTCCGACGAGCTGATGTGGAAGTTCTGGGCGCTTCTGACCGACCTGCGGCAGTCGGAAGTAGACGGATTGCAGGCCGAGGTCGCTTCTGGCGCGCTGCATCCGATGGAAGCCAAAAAGCGGCTGGCACGGACGATTGTGGCCGATTTTCATTCGGCGGAAGAAGCAGCGCGGGCGGATGAGAACTGGGCGCGGATGTTCCAGCAGCGCGAAGTTGGCGAGGATCTCGAAGAGGTTGCGGTTACGTATGCCGATCTGGTTGGCCCGTCGGGGCTGCCGGGAGGATTGGCGATCCGGCTGCCGAAGCTGCTTGTGCAGCTTGGCCTGGCGGCGAGCGGAGCCGAGGCCAGCCGAAAAATTGCCGAGAAGGCGGTGAAGCTGGACGGAGAAGTTGCGGGGAATGCGACGATTCCGCTGGAAAAACTGCCTGCGCGGATCGTGGTGCGGTTGGGGAAAAGGGCAAAGGTGGCGATGATTAGCTAG